One window of Candidatus Methylocalor cossyra genomic DNA carries:
- a CDS encoding AAA family ATPase — protein MTHEAAPPNLTPAQRQLRRLREFVSTQVVGQELLIERMLIALLADGHILVEGAPGLAKTRAINVLSRAIEGDFQRIQFTPDLLPADLTGTEVYRPQDGSFHFQMGPLFHNLVLADEINRSPAKVQSALLEAMAERQVTVGRTTYRLPDLFMVMATQNPIEQEGTYPLPEAQLDRFMLYIRIGYPEARHEREILHLVRNEARRGGRRPEAEFEPIRQAELFAAREEVLDVYLAEPLEQYLLQLVLATRSPGAYDGDLQRWLQYGASPRASIALDRCARARAWLQGRDFVAPEDIQALAPDVLRHRLVLAYEAEAEGITADRIVGELLRRVAVP, from the coding sequence ATGACACACGAAGCCGCTCCCCCAAACCTGACGCCCGCGCAACGACAACTGCGCCGGCTGCGCGAATTCGTCTCCACCCAGGTGGTGGGGCAGGAACTGCTGATCGAGCGCATGCTCATCGCCCTGCTGGCGGATGGACACATCTTGGTGGAAGGCGCGCCGGGGCTGGCCAAGACCCGGGCGATCAACGTCTTGAGCCGGGCCATCGAAGGGGACTTCCAGCGAATCCAGTTCACCCCAGACCTGTTGCCGGCCGACCTCACCGGCACCGAGGTGTACCGGCCCCAGGATGGCTCGTTCCATTTCCAGATGGGGCCCTTGTTCCACAACCTGGTCTTGGCGGACGAGATCAACCGCTCACCGGCCAAGGTGCAATCGGCCCTGCTGGAGGCGATGGCGGAACGGCAGGTCACCGTGGGACGGACCACCTACCGCCTGCCCGATCTGTTCATGGTAATGGCGACCCAAAATCCCATTGAGCAGGAAGGGACCTACCCCTTGCCGGAAGCGCAGCTGGACCGCTTCATGCTCTACATCCGCATCGGCTATCCGGAAGCCCGCCACGAGCGGGAGATCCTGCATCTGGTGCGCAACGAAGCGCGGCGCGGCGGCCGCCGGCCCGAGGCCGAGTTCGAGCCGATCCGTCAGGCGGAGCTGTTCGCCGCCCGCGAGGAGGTGCTGGACGTGTACCTGGCCGAACCCTTGGAGCAGTACCTGCTGCAACTGGTGTTGGCCACCCGCTCGCCCGGGGCCTATGATGGGGACCTGCAACGCTGGCTGCAGTATGGCGCCAGTCCCCGCGCCAGCATCGCGTTGGACCGCTGCGCCCGGGCCCGGGCCTGGCTGCAGGGACGCGACTTCGTGGCCCCCGAAGACATCCAGGCGCTGGCCCCCGACGTGCTGCGCCATCGCCTGGTTCTTGCCTATGAGGCGGAAGCCGAAGGCATTACCGCCGATCGCATCGTCGGCGAACTGCTGCGGCGGGTGGCGGTGCCCTGA
- the pyrE gene encoding orotate phosphoribosyltransferase: MESYQREFIQFSLHCEVLRFGDFTLKSGRRSAYFFNTGLFNSGARLARLGEFYAKAILHRGMAADVLFGPAYKGIPLVCATAMALARETGAEVPYAFNRKEAKDHGEGGSVIGAPLAGSVLILDDVITAGTSVRESVAVIRAAGARPCGVLIALDRQERGRGALSAVQEVEAEFGIPVQALVTFEDLLEFLAGAGRREELDALRRYRAGSGEL; this comes from the coding sequence ATGGAGTCTTATCAAAGAGAATTCATCCAGTTCTCGCTCCACTGCGAGGTGTTGCGTTTCGGTGATTTCACCCTGAAGTCCGGGCGGCGGAGCGCCTACTTCTTCAACACCGGCCTCTTCAACAGCGGCGCCCGCCTAGCCCGCCTAGGCGAATTCTATGCCAAGGCCATCTTGCACCGGGGAATGGCCGCCGATGTCCTGTTCGGTCCGGCCTACAAGGGAATTCCCCTGGTATGCGCCACCGCCATGGCCTTGGCCCGGGAAACCGGTGCGGAGGTCCCCTATGCCTTCAATCGTAAGGAAGCCAAGGACCACGGCGAGGGCGGCTCGGTGATCGGGGCGCCGCTGGCGGGTTCAGTGTTGATCCTCGACGATGTGATCACGGCCGGCACCTCGGTGCGGGAGTCGGTGGCGGTGATCCGGGCGGCCGGGGCCCGCCCCTGTGGGGTGCTGATCGCCCTCGACCGCCAGGAGCGGGGCCGGGGGGCGTTATCGGCGGTCCAGGAGGTGGAGGCGGAATTCGGCATTCCGGTCCAGGCGCTGGTGACCTTCGAGGACCTACTGGAATTCCTCGCCGGGGCTGGGCGCCGGGAAGAGCTGGACGCCCTGCGCCGCTACCGGGCCGGCTCCGGTGAACTATGA